A DNA window from Pseudodesulfovibrio thermohalotolerans contains the following coding sequences:
- a CDS encoding ISL3 family transposase → MSTSFIYHAFGLRGYDYVRQDFIAGNIILKVQPQDELIRCPCCHSRNIIRHGFAERWVQTVPIGFKPVWLVIPVQRVGCRNCGVIRLIDIQIAEPRRWYTKAFERYALALAKKMTIQDVADLLGVGWDTIKSIFKRYLFRRFSRPSLGKIKYIAIDEISVRKGQKYLTLVMDLESGAVVFVGKGRSRETLIPFWERLKKTKAKIAAVATDMNAGYIRAVMENLPNAAIVFDRFHVVKLMHEKITQIRRQIFRELTSPLERKAVKGTRWILLKNPENLDESRDEKERLDEALRLNKPLATAYYLKEDLRQLWSQPNKATAEKVINDWIARAEASEIRPLRVMARTLATYRFGILAYYDHPISSGPIEGTNNKIKTLKRQAYGYRDTEFFKLRIMGIHEAKYALAG, encoded by the coding sequence ATGTCCACGAGTTTCATCTACCACGCGTTCGGCCTGCGAGGCTACGACTACGTTCGGCAGGATTTCATCGCAGGCAACATCATCCTGAAAGTGCAGCCCCAGGATGAGTTGATTCGTTGCCCTTGCTGCCATTCCAGAAACATCATTCGCCACGGCTTTGCCGAAAGATGGGTTCAGACTGTGCCCATCGGTTTCAAGCCCGTCTGGCTGGTCATTCCCGTCCAACGGGTAGGATGTCGCAATTGCGGCGTCATTCGCTTGATCGACATTCAGATCGCCGAGCCCAGGCGCTGGTATACGAAAGCGTTTGAACGATATGCTCTCGCCCTGGCAAAAAAGATGACGATTCAGGATGTTGCCGACCTGCTGGGCGTTGGTTGGGACACCATCAAATCGATCTTCAAGCGTTATCTGTTTCGCCGTTTTTCAAGACCCAGCCTGGGAAAGATCAAGTATATCGCCATCGACGAAATCAGCGTCCGCAAAGGGCAAAAGTACCTCACGCTGGTCATGGACCTCGAAAGTGGCGCAGTCGTCTTTGTTGGCAAAGGACGAAGCCGAGAAACGCTGATTCCGTTTTGGGAACGTCTCAAGAAGACAAAAGCCAAGATTGCGGCTGTGGCGACGGACATGAATGCCGGCTACATCCGCGCTGTCATGGAGAACCTGCCGAATGCGGCTATCGTGTTTGACCGGTTTCATGTGGTCAAGCTGATGCATGAAAAGATCACACAGATACGCCGCCAGATCTTTCGGGAACTCACCTCTCCACTTGAAAGAAAGGCGGTCAAAGGGACTCGGTGGATTCTGCTGAAAAACCCGGAAAATTTGGATGAAAGCCGCGATGAAAAGGAGCGCTTGGATGAAGCGTTGCGGCTGAACAAACCTTTGGCGACAGCCTACTATCTGAAAGAGGATTTGCGACAACTCTGGTCCCAGCCGAACAAGGCGACGGCAGAGAAGGTCATCAACGACTGGATCGCCAGGGCCGAAGCCTCGGAGATACGCCCTTTGCGGGTCATGGCGAGGACGCTTGCCACATATCGTTTCGGCATCCTCGCTTACTACGATCACCCCATCTCATCAGGCCCAATCGAAGGGACGAACAACAAGATCAAGACCCTAAAACGGCAAGCCTACGGCTATCGGGATACCGAGTTCTTCAAGCTCAGGATCATGGGGATTCACGAAGCAAAGTACGCTTTAGCCGGATGA
- a CDS encoding protein phosphatase 2C domain-containing protein, which produces MWADSLLEQGAGALNEDWLIVDGDLFGVFDGCTSLTPATYEGGRTGGFLASHIAAEAFQGKRASLTESAELANRSIRLGMVERGVDLTDKRNLWSVSAAVVRIQNGVMEWVQIGDCRILCVRRNGGFSLLCDIPHQDVETLSLWQEAASFTDAPIGVAMHEQIVKVRRRMNEDYGVFSGEPEAMAFLQTGSCPLDDIGHVLLFTDGLLLPVENPREERGYGELVGLYLRSGLQGVRDHIRRIEATDAGCRIYPRFKTHDDIAAIAIDCRSGIHPD; this is translated from the coding sequence ATGTGGGCTGATTCATTGTTGGAACAGGGGGCCGGGGCTCTGAATGAAGATTGGCTTATCGTGGATGGCGATCTTTTTGGCGTGTTCGACGGCTGTACCAGCCTGACTCCCGCCACCTATGAGGGTGGGCGTACGGGCGGTTTTCTGGCTTCACATATTGCCGCCGAGGCATTCCAGGGAAAGAGGGCGTCGCTGACCGAATCGGCCGAGCTTGCCAACCGGTCGATCCGACTGGGCATGGTCGAGCGTGGTGTCGATTTGACCGACAAGCGGAATCTCTGGAGCGTCAGCGCGGCAGTGGTACGCATACAAAACGGCGTGATGGAGTGGGTACAGATCGGTGATTGCCGAATTCTGTGCGTTCGTCGCAACGGCGGCTTCAGCTTGCTGTGCGATATTCCCCACCAGGATGTTGAGACTTTGAGTCTGTGGCAGGAAGCGGCGTCATTTACGGACGCACCAATCGGCGTGGCCATGCATGAACAGATCGTCAAGGTCCGCCGCCGTATGAATGAAGACTATGGCGTCTTCAGCGGCGAGCCGGAAGCCATGGCTTTTCTCCAGACCGGATCGTGCCCGCTCGACGATATCGGCCATGTGCTGCTGTTCACCGATGGGCTTTTACTGCCCGTCGAAAACCCCCGCGAGGAGCGGGGATATGGCGAACTCGTCGGCCTGTATCTCCGTTCAGGCCTCCAGGGGGTCCGCGACCATATCCGGCGCATTGAGGCTACTGATGCCGGATGCCGCATCTATCCCCGTTTCAAGACCCATGATGACATCGCAGCCATCGCCATTGACTGCCGTTCCGGGATTCACCCGGACTAG
- a CDS encoding DUF6573 family protein has protein sequence MSFEGFELIYSYSRKQAIEDGVLIDVTDQANETGFKVPVAISDHLYNGYIVPPDGLDCEGQSISGRLHDVLLMTFYAAKVRWDGERVYFEVLFLMGEGPRFEKVQCVAVVGPGDEGEPVLTICLPEDE, from the coding sequence ATGAGCTTTGAAGGCTTCGAACTGATTTACTCATATTCGCGCAAACAAGCAATTGAAGACGGAGTTTTGATCGACGTGACCGACCAAGCCAACGAGACTGGCTTCAAAGTGCCTGTTGCAATCTCGGACCATCTCTACAACGGCTACATCGTGCCGCCTGACGGACTCGACTGCGAAGGCCAGAGCATCAGTGGGCGTCTTCATGACGTGCTCTTGATGACGTTCTACGCGGCCAAAGTTCGCTGGGATGGCGAGCGGGTCTACTTCGAGGTGCTCTTTCTGATGGGAGAGGGGCCACGCTTCGAGAAGGTGCAATGCGTAGCGGTTGTCGGCCCCGGCGATGAAGGCGAGCCGGTCTTGACGATCTGCCTGCCGGAAGATGAATAA
- a CDS encoding class I SAM-dependent DNA methyltransferase yields MFEQTFKNIDDVLWKEAGCSSELDYTEQSSWMLFLKYLDDLETERAMEAELVGKEYDFIIEDKFRWSAWAAPKKADGSFDHDTAMTGDDLVGFVNGELFPYLSGFKERASSPDTIEYKIGQIFGEIKSKFQSGYSLRDALELMDQLRFRSQQEKHELSHLYEAKIKNMGNAGRNGGEYYTPRPLIRAMVKVIKPNIGETVYDGACGSAGFLCEAHDYLRYGEAGWMPNGNGTALTVDQLRTLQTKTFYGKEKKSLPFVMAIMNMILHGIDAPNVIHTNTLAENLMDVQEKDRYDIILANPPFGGKERKEVQQNFPIKTGETAFLFLQHFIKFLKAGGRAAVVIKNTFLSNSDNASKALRQELLESCNLHTVLDCPGGTFLGAGVKTVVLFFEKGSSTRKVWYYQLDPGRSLGKTTALNDDDLKEFVELQANCADSEKSWTLDAADIDKTTFDLSVKNPNAPEEAPLREPQEILAEIAALDAESAELLAEIGEMV; encoded by the coding sequence ATGTTCGAACAAACTTTCAAGAATATCGATGACGTCCTCTGGAAAGAGGCTGGATGCTCTTCGGAGCTGGACTATACGGAGCAGTCCTCGTGGATGCTGTTTTTGAAGTACCTGGACGACTTGGAGACCGAGCGGGCCATGGAGGCGGAGCTGGTCGGCAAGGAGTATGACTTCATTATCGAAGACAAGTTCCGCTGGTCCGCCTGGGCGGCTCCCAAGAAGGCGGACGGCAGTTTCGACCATGATACCGCCATGACAGGCGATGACCTTGTCGGCTTCGTGAACGGAGAGCTGTTCCCGTACCTGAGCGGCTTCAAGGAGCGCGCATCCTCGCCCGACACCATCGAATACAAGATCGGGCAAATTTTCGGCGAGATAAAGAGCAAGTTCCAGAGCGGCTATTCCCTGCGGGATGCGTTGGAGTTGATGGACCAGCTTCGGTTCCGCTCCCAGCAGGAGAAGCACGAGCTTTCTCACCTCTATGAAGCCAAGATCAAGAACATGGGCAACGCCGGGAGAAACGGCGGCGAATACTACACGCCTCGTCCGCTCATTCGGGCCATGGTCAAGGTTATCAAGCCGAACATCGGCGAGACCGTTTATGACGGCGCGTGCGGATCGGCTGGCTTCCTCTGCGAAGCCCACGACTATCTGCGCTATGGCGAAGCTGGATGGATGCCCAATGGCAATGGAACGGCTCTGACGGTGGATCAGCTGCGTACGCTCCAGACCAAGACCTTCTATGGCAAGGAAAAGAAGAGCCTGCCCTTTGTCATGGCCATCATGAACATGATCCTGCACGGCATTGACGCGCCCAACGTCATTCACACCAACACGTTGGCGGAGAATCTGATGGACGTGCAGGAGAAGGACCGCTACGACATCATCCTCGCTAATCCGCCTTTTGGCGGCAAAGAACGCAAGGAAGTGCAGCAGAACTTCCCCATCAAGACCGGGGAGACCGCGTTCCTGTTCTTGCAGCACTTCATCAAATTCCTGAAGGCTGGCGGACGCGCCGCCGTGGTCATCAAAAACACCTTCCTTTCCAACTCGGACAACGCCTCCAAGGCGCTCCGGCAGGAACTGCTTGAAAGCTGCAACCTGCACACGGTGCTGGATTGCCCCGGCGGCACCTTCCTCGGCGCTGGCGTGAAGACCGTGGTGCTGTTCTTTGAAAAGGGCTCGTCCACTCGTAAGGTCTGGTACTACCAGCTTGATCCGGGCCGCAGCCTGGGCAAAACCACCGCCTTGAACGACGATGACCTGAAAGAGTTCGTGGAGTTGCAGGCGAACTGTGCGGACTCGGAAAAGTCCTGGACTCTGGATGCGGCGGACATCGACAAGACCACCTTTGACTTGTCCGTGAAGAACCCCAATGCGCCGGAAGAAGCCCCGCTCAGGGAGCCGCAGGAGATTCTGGCGGAGATTGCCGCGCTTGATGCGGAGAGTGCGGAACTGCTGGCTGAGATTGGGGAGATGGTATGA
- the cas2 gene encoding CRISPR-associated endonuclease Cas2, giving the protein MRTELSGYRIMWMMVMFDLPVVTSKERKAAGIFRKHLQNLGFEMAQFSIYYRVMGSKEIAKRYLKQIEEKVPKDGSVNILTITDKQYENMVCFTGREKVKPPEVLQLSLF; this is encoded by the coding sequence ATGCGAACTGAATTGAGCGGGTACAGAATCATGTGGATGATGGTTATGTTTGATCTACCTGTGGTGACATCAAAGGAGCGCAAGGCGGCGGGGATATTTCGCAAGCATTTGCAGAACCTTGGATTTGAGATGGCTCAATTTTCCATATACTACCGAGTGATGGGGAGCAAAGAGATTGCCAAGCGGTATTTGAAGCAAATTGAAGAGAAAGTGCCCAAAGATGGTAGTGTAAATATTTTAACTATCACGGATAAACAATACGAGAACATGGTGTGCTTCACGGGCAGGGAAAAAGTTAAGCCACCGGAGGTCCTACAACTGTCGCTTTTTTGA
- a CDS encoding helix-turn-helix domain-containing protein encodes MDDLTKRLGGRIRKLRKSRGQTQEQLAQEAGVSDKYLSEVERGVSKVSVEVLDKVASGLNVELRDLLAMDLEEDRKQMEDYLVRLIKGASDEQLVMLQRVVRAILV; translated from the coding sequence ATGGATGACCTTACAAAACGCTTGGGCGGAAGGATCAGGAAGCTGAGAAAAAGCCGTGGGCAAACCCAGGAACAATTGGCCCAGGAGGCCGGTGTCAGCGACAAGTATCTGAGCGAAGTGGAACGCGGCGTGAGCAAGGTGTCTGTCGAAGTCCTTGATAAGGTCGCCTCCGGCCTGAATGTCGAACTCCGTGATCTTCTCGCCATGGACCTTGAGGAAGACCGCAAGCAGATGGAAGACTACCTTGTCCGACTCATCAAAGGTGCCAGTGACGAGCAGCTTGTAATGCTCCAGCGGGTTGTCCGAGCGATCCTGGTGTAG
- a CDS encoding IS110 family RNA-guided transposase, protein MAKLKVSSVHRFVEAFSGEKVWIGVDVHKLSFSVALLRPDGAVKDWTCPADATALTRLVMSLPVEVGAVCYESGPTGFELARSLEAEGVTVVVAAPSRIPRPITATNKTDSLDCRKLAELAASGLIRPIAIPSVEAEAFRALERRRHQLTDSLRRAKQRIRSLLLYLGAQEPADLDHWSKAAILTLHQVELPSGAKETLESLLDELEYFACAQRKVDQRLRISIREQDEARRIAAMRSVPGVGEVVATTFAAEVYRPERFNRSEEVTAYLGLAPVMRQSGGSKGKATLRPVGQKRLRSLLIEAAWVWKQRDEWAREFYNRIYSRHGVAQKAIAALARKLAALLWKLSLPVTQS, encoded by the coding sequence ATGGCAAAGCTCAAAGTATCATCTGTTCATCGGTTTGTTGAAGCGTTTTCCGGCGAGAAGGTATGGATAGGAGTGGACGTCCATAAGCTGAGTTTCAGCGTGGCTTTGCTCAGACCTGATGGTGCCGTGAAGGACTGGACTTGTCCGGCTGATGCAACAGCACTCACCCGGCTTGTCATGTCATTACCTGTTGAGGTTGGCGCGGTTTGCTATGAATCTGGACCGACTGGCTTTGAGTTGGCCAGGAGCCTCGAAGCAGAAGGTGTTACGGTTGTCGTTGCTGCGCCAAGCCGAATCCCGCGCCCCATTACCGCTACCAACAAGACCGACAGCCTGGACTGCCGCAAACTGGCAGAGCTGGCAGCCTCCGGCCTGATCAGACCAATCGCCATTCCTTCCGTTGAAGCTGAAGCCTTCCGTGCTCTTGAGCGTCGAAGGCATCAGCTCACCGACTCTCTTCGTCGAGCTAAACAACGGATTCGTTCACTTCTTCTTTATCTTGGAGCGCAGGAGCCTGCCGATCTGGACCATTGGAGCAAGGCTGCCATACTCACACTTCATCAGGTGGAACTTCCTTCGGGGGCAAAAGAGACTCTTGAAAGCTTGCTCGATGAACTGGAGTACTTCGCTTGTGCACAACGCAAAGTGGATCAGCGTTTGCGAATAAGCATCCGGGAACAAGACGAGGCAAGACGTATTGCCGCCATGAGGTCCGTTCCCGGCGTTGGCGAAGTCGTGGCCACGACTTTTGCGGCAGAGGTTTACCGCCCGGAACGTTTCAATCGCAGCGAAGAGGTGACAGCTTACCTGGGCCTTGCGCCAGTGATGCGGCAAAGTGGAGGCAGCAAGGGTAAGGCAACACTTCGCCCGGTCGGTCAAAAGCGATTACGAAGTTTACTGATTGAAGCAGCTTGGGTGTGGAAGCAGCGAGATGAGTGGGCCAGGGAGTTCTACAACCGAATTTATAGCCGACATGGTGTGGCACAAAAAGCAATAGCTGCGCTTGCTCGTAAATTGGCCGCGCTTTTGTGGAAGCTCAGCTTACCTGTAACGCAGTCGTAA
- a CDS encoding IS3 family transposase (programmed frameshift), with translation MRKSRFTEHQIVRILKSVESGRTVKDVCREHGVSNATYYKWKSKYGGMEASDIERMKDLEAENRKLKQMFADLSLENMALKDVIGKKTLRPVQRKQLVTHMICEFEMSVRKACTALGVSRSYYAYKPHPRDDSTVIAALTELAEKKPTWGFSKLFAVLRKQGTPWNHKRVWRVYCLLKMNLKRKAKKRRPQRTRKAVAQPLLANHCWSIDFMRDTLYSGRAFRTFNAVDDFNREVLAVEVDTNLPAGRVLRVLDRVAEERGRYPEKLRMDNGPEFASSAMAAWADQHGVGLEFIQPGKPTQNSYIERFNRTYREEVLDLYIFDSLSEVRECTERFIREYNEDRPHESLGDMTPVEFAAQRAGGTPCPLGSHQKTAGSLYY, from the exons ATGCGCAAATCAAGATTCACTGAGCACCAGATCGTGCGGATTTTGAAATCCGTGGAAAGTGGACGGACGGTCAAGGACGTCTGCCGAGAGCACGGCGTGAGCAACGCTACGTACTACAAATGGAAGTCCAAGTACGGCGGCATGGAGGCGTCCGACATAGAGCGGATGAAAGACCTTGAGGCAGAAAACCGTAAGCTCAAGCAGATGTTTGCGGATCTGAGCCTGGAAAACATGGCTCTCAAGGATGTCATCG GAAAAAAAACTCTGAGGCCGGTTCAGCGAAAACAGCTCGTCACGCACATGATCTGTGAGTTCGAGATGAGTGTCCGCAAGGCTTGTACAGCTCTTGGCGTCAGCCGGAGCTACTACGCGTACAAGCCTCATCCGCGCGACGATAGTACCGTCATCGCCGCTTTGACTGAACTGGCCGAGAAAAAGCCCACATGGGGCTTCAGTAAGCTTTTTGCTGTGCTTCGCAAGCAGGGGACCCCTTGGAATCACAAACGCGTCTGGCGGGTTTATTGCTTGTTGAAAATGAATTTGAAACGCAAGGCAAAGAAACGTCGCCCCCAAAGGACAAGGAAAGCCGTGGCCCAGCCGCTGCTGGCGAACCATTGTTGGTCGATTGATTTCATGCGTGACACTCTCTACAGCGGGCGGGCTTTCAGAACATTTAATGCTGTTGACGATTTCAATCGAGAGGTGCTTGCCGTGGAAGTAGACACCAACCTGCCAGCCGGAAGAGTGCTCAGGGTACTTGACCGGGTAGCCGAAGAAAGAGGTCGTTACCCGGAAAAGCTGAGGATGGACAACGGACCTGAATTTGCCAGTTCGGCCATGGCAGCCTGGGCTGATCAGCACGGTGTTGGGCTGGAGTTCATACAGCCAGGCAAGCCGACGCAAAACTCATATATTGAGCGTTTCAACCGGACCTATCGGGAAGAGGTCTTGGACTTGTATATCTTCGATAGCTTGAGCGAAGTGCGTGAATGCACGGAGAGATTTATCAGGGAGTACAACGAAGATCGGCCTCATGAATCGCTAGGCGACATGACGCCAGTGGAATTTGCAGCCCAGAGGGCAGGGGGTACCCCCTGCCCTCTGGGCTCTCACCAAAAAACGGCGGGAAGCCTCTACTACTAG
- a CDS encoding restriction endonuclease subunit S, whose product MIHSNESWKDFPLGEICENLDSKRIPITKAKRDSGSIPYYGASGIVDYVADYLFDEDLLLVSEDGANLLARTYPIAFSINGKTWVNNHAHVLRFKDYDSQRFVEYYLNSISLEPYVSGMAQPKLNQKKLNSIPVPFPPIPEQQRIVTILDDAFERIDAAIANTEKNLANARELLERTIESVFGDPYEQGWKESIVEELALKKKGSIRTGPFGSQLLHSEFVESGIAVLGIDNAVNNEFRWGKSRFITEEKYEQLERYTVKPGDVIITIMGTCGRCAIIPDDIPTAINTKHLCCISLDENRCSPEFLHAYFLHHPIARDYLVRKAKGAIMAGLNMGIIKKLPVMRPSLVSQEEIVIKIDTLKQLHADLEVNYQQKLNALTELKQSILQKAFAGELTAEMNQEALVN is encoded by the coding sequence ATGATTCACTCCAATGAAAGCTGGAAGGATTTCCCTCTGGGAGAAATCTGTGAAAACCTAGACAGCAAACGAATCCCGATTACAAAAGCAAAAAGGGACAGTGGAAGCATCCCATATTATGGTGCATCCGGCATTGTTGATTATGTCGCGGACTACCTTTTTGATGAAGACTTGCTCCTTGTCTCTGAAGATGGTGCAAATCTATTAGCCAGAACATACCCAATCGCGTTTTCAATCAATGGCAAGACATGGGTCAACAATCATGCTCATGTGTTAAGATTTAAGGATTACGACTCTCAAAGGTTTGTCGAATACTACCTGAACTCAATTTCTTTAGAGCCATATGTAAGCGGGATGGCTCAACCCAAGCTGAATCAGAAGAAGCTCAATTCAATACCTGTTCCATTTCCTCCCATCCCAGAACAACAACGCATCGTCACCATTCTGGATGACGCCTTTGAGCGCATTGATGCAGCCATCGCCAACACCGAAAAGAACCTCGCCAATGCTCGGGAACTTCTTGAGAGAACTATTGAAAGCGTTTTTGGCGATCCATATGAGCAGGGCTGGAAAGAGTCAATCGTCGAAGAGCTTGCTTTGAAAAAGAAAGGTTCGATTAGAACAGGACCTTTCGGGAGCCAGTTGCTCCACAGTGAATTTGTTGAGTCAGGAATAGCCGTTTTAGGAATCGACAATGCTGTCAATAACGAGTTTAGATGGGGGAAGTCGCGATTCATCACCGAAGAGAAATATGAGCAGCTTGAGAGATACACAGTAAAGCCAGGTGATGTAATCATTACCATAATGGGAACTTGTGGTCGATGTGCAATTATTCCTGATGATATTCCGACAGCAATCAACACCAAGCATCTTTGCTGCATATCACTTGATGAGAATAGATGTTCACCTGAGTTCTTGCACGCCTATTTTCTTCATCACCCCATTGCGAGGGACTATCTTGTACGAAAAGCGAAAGGGGCAATAATGGCTGGACTTAATATGGGGATTATTAAGAAGCTACCTGTCATGCGTCCCTCCTTAGTTTCGCAAGAAGAGATTGTCATTAAAATAGACACATTGAAACAGCTTCATGCAGACCTAGAGGTCAATTACCAGCAAAAGCTAAACGCCCTCACCGAACTCAAACAATCCATCCTCCAGAAGGCTTTCGCTGGTGAACTCACTGCCGAAATGAACCAGGAAGCATTGGTGAATTGA
- the hsdR gene encoding EcoAI/FtnUII family type I restriction enzme subunit R, translated as MPDHALCDLNEAETRAELIDPALAEAGWGKVDGSRVRREVITHGRLIGGGKRSKQDIADYVLVYRGHKLAVIEAKRIGLPDTEGVGQAKRYSEMLQARFAYSTNGKSIYCIDMKTGDEGYVDDYPTPEELWDATFAEQNLWRNRFAEVPFEDKGGTWEARYYQHNAINQALEAIADGRDRILLTLATGTGKTFIAFQLAWKLFHSRWNLKDWRGGELGRRPRILFLADRNILADQAYNSFSAFPEDSLVRISPDVIRKKGMVPKNGSIFFTIFQTFMSGRDAGGNPAPSFGDYPPDFFDFIIIDECHRGGANDESTWREILEYFSPAVQLGLTATPKRTTNVDTYAYFGEPVYVYSLKEGVNDGFLTPFKVKQIATTLDDYVYTSDDEVLEGEPEEGKRYTEEEFNRVIEIREREKYRVKVFMDAIDQTQKTLVFCATQPHALAVRDLINQYKESSDPNYCVRVTAHDGKEGERWLRVFQDNEKTIPTILTTSQKLSTGVDARNVRNIVLMRPVNSMVEFKQIVGRGTRLFDGKDYFTIYDFVKAYEHFNDPEWDGEPVEPEPCKRCGKHPCTCVVDPPQPCSVCGKLPCECEQPEPEPCPVCGETPCICRKVSKVKVKLADGKERTIQHMMATTFWGPDGKPLSSAEFIQALYGSLPELFRDEDELRAIWSKPDTRKKLLQGLEDKGYGAEQLRELSSIINAEDSDLYDVLSFIAFALAPVSREERVEARKDLIFEKYDDTQQEFLSFVLGHYVAQGVGELDQEKLPDLLTIKYGSAPDAVAVLGSVAAIRDVFVGFQEQLYVRVE; from the coding sequence ATGCCTGACCATGCACTATGCGACCTGAACGAAGCGGAAACTCGTGCGGAGCTGATTGACCCGGCTCTTGCCGAGGCTGGCTGGGGTAAGGTCGATGGGAGCAGGGTCAGACGGGAAGTCATCACCCATGGACGCCTGATCGGCGGCGGAAAACGGAGCAAGCAGGACATTGCGGATTACGTGCTCGTCTACCGAGGACACAAGCTGGCGGTCATCGAGGCCAAGCGCATAGGCTTGCCGGATACGGAAGGAGTCGGACAGGCGAAACGCTACTCCGAAATGCTTCAGGCGCGGTTCGCGTATTCCACCAATGGCAAGAGTATTTACTGCATCGATATGAAGACAGGTGACGAGGGATACGTCGATGACTATCCCACGCCGGAAGAACTCTGGGATGCGACCTTTGCCGAGCAGAATCTATGGCGGAACCGGTTTGCCGAGGTCCCGTTCGAGGACAAAGGCGGCACATGGGAAGCCCGCTACTACCAGCACAACGCCATCAATCAGGCGCTGGAAGCCATTGCCGACGGACGTGACCGCATCCTTCTGACGCTCGCTACCGGCACAGGCAAGACCTTCATCGCGTTCCAGCTCGCCTGGAAGCTCTTTCATAGCCGTTGGAATCTCAAGGACTGGCGCGGCGGTGAACTTGGCCGCAGGCCACGTATATTGTTCCTGGCAGACCGCAACATCCTGGCGGATCAGGCGTACAACTCGTTTTCCGCGTTTCCTGAAGACTCGCTGGTTCGCATCTCGCCGGATGTGATCCGCAAGAAGGGCATGGTTCCCAAGAACGGCTCCATCTTTTTCACCATCTTCCAGACCTTCATGAGCGGACGTGACGCGGGCGGTAATCCCGCCCCCAGTTTTGGCGACTATCCGCCGGATTTCTTTGACTTCATCATCATCGACGAGTGCCACCGTGGCGGGGCCAATGACGAATCCACCTGGCGGGAGATTTTGGAGTACTTTTCACCGGCTGTGCAGCTCGGTCTGACCGCCACTCCCAAACGGACCACAAACGTAGACACCTATGCCTATTTTGGCGAGCCCGTGTATGTGTACTCGCTCAAGGAAGGGGTCAACGATGGCTTCCTGACGCCGTTCAAGGTCAAGCAGATCGCCACGACCCTGGATGACTACGTGTACACCTCGGACGACGAGGTGCTTGAAGGCGAACCGGAAGAAGGCAAGCGCTACACCGAAGAGGAGTTCAACCGCGTCATTGAGATTCGAGAGCGGGAAAAATACCGCGTGAAGGTGTTCATGGACGCCATTGACCAGACCCAGAAGACGCTGGTCTTTTGCGCGACCCAACCGCACGCCCTTGCCGTTCGGGACCTCATCAATCAATACAAAGAAAGCAGTGATCCCAACTATTGCGTCCGCGTGACTGCTCATGATGGCAAAGAGGGTGAACGCTGGCTGCGGGTTTTCCAGGACAACGAAAAGACCATCCCGACCATCCTGACCACTTCCCAGAAGCTTTCCACCGGGGTGGATGCCAGGAATGTTCGCAATATCGTCCTCATGCGTCCGGTCAATTCCATGGTCGAGTTCAAACAGATCGTGGGACGCGGCACCCGCCTCTTTGACGGCAAGGATTATTTCACCATCTACGACTTCGTGAAGGCATACGAGCACTTCAACGACCCGGAGTGGGACGGCGAACCTGTCGAACCGGAACCCTGCAAACGCTGTGGGAAACATCCCTGCACTTGTGTGGTCGATCCTCCTCAGCCATGTTCGGTATGCGGCAAGCTCCCTTGTGAATGTGAACAGCCCGAGCCTGAGCCATGCCCGGTATGCGGCGAGACACCGTGCATTTGCAGGAAAGTCAGCAAGGTCAAAGTCAAGCTGGCGGACGGCAAGGAACGAACTATCCAGCACATGATGGCGACTACCTTCTGGGGACCGGACGGCAAACCGCTCTCATCGGCGGAATTCATCCAAGCCTTGTATGGCTCACTGCCCGAGCTGTTCCGAGATGAAGACGAACTTCGCGCCATCTGGAGCAAACCAGACACCCGCAAGAAGCTTCTCCAGGGCCTTGAAGACAAAGGCTACGGAGCCGAACAACTCCGGGAACTCAGCTCCATCATCAACGCCGAAGACAGCGACCTCTATGACGTGCTGTCCTTCATCGCTTTCGCCCTGGCTCCTGTCTCCAGAGAAGAACGGGTAGAAGCCAGGAAAGACCTGATCTTCGAGAAATACGACGACACTCAGCAAGAGTTCCTGTCCTTTGTCCTCGGCCATTACGTTGCCCAAGGCGTTGGCGAACTGGATCAGGAAAAACTACCCGACCTGCTGACGATCAAATACGGCTCGGCACCTGACGCCGTGGCGGTACTTGGCAGCGTGGCGGCGATCAGGGATGTATTCGTTGGGTTTCAGGAGCAGTTGTATGTGCGGGTTGAGTAG